A window of Roseovarius sp. THAF27 contains these coding sequences:
- a CDS encoding pyridoxal phosphate-dependent aminotransferase, which translates to MRNSTRSEVDPFIVMDVMEAARRAEADGRHIIHMEVGQPGTPAPEGARAALARAMQDDPMGYTVALGLPALRARIARLYGEWYGIDLSPERVVITPGSSGAFILAFTALFDTGARVGIGAPGYPSYRQILKALDLCPVDIETTPGHRYQPVPGDVAAHKLDGLLVASPANPTGTMLDRDALAALMGAAQEAGAGFISDEIYHGIEYDTRAVTALEVSDEAYVINSFSKYFSMTGWRVGWMVAPETHVRRIERLAQNLFICPPHASQVAALAAMECGPELQANMDVYRANRALMLEGLPKAGFDRIAPPDGAFYVYADVSQLTDDSRAFAAEILERAGVAVTPGLDFDPVRGGGTLRFSYARSTADIEDGLGRLAAFMATR; encoded by the coding sequence ATGCGAAACTCAACCCGTTCGGAGGTCGATCCCTTTATCGTGATGGACGTGATGGAAGCCGCGCGGCGCGCCGAGGCGGACGGCCGGCACATCATCCACATGGAGGTGGGTCAGCCGGGCACCCCCGCGCCCGAGGGCGCAAGGGCGGCGCTGGCGCGGGCCATGCAGGACGATCCGATGGGCTATACCGTGGCGCTGGGGCTGCCGGCTCTGCGCGCGCGGATCGCGCGGCTGTATGGCGAGTGGTACGGCATCGACCTGTCGCCGGAGCGGGTGGTGATCACGCCGGGCTCGTCCGGGGCGTTCATCCTGGCCTTCACGGCGCTTTTCGATACCGGGGCGCGCGTCGGCATCGGCGCGCCGGGCTATCCCAGTTATCGCCAGATCCTGAAGGCGCTGGACCTCTGCCCGGTGGACATCGAGACCACCCCCGGGCACCGCTATCAGCCCGTGCCGGGAGATGTGGCGGCGCACAAGCTGGACGGCCTGCTGGTGGCCAGCCCGGCGAACCCGACGGGGACGATGCTGGACAGGGACGCGCTGGCGGCGCTGATGGGGGCGGCGCAAGAGGCCGGTGCGGGGTTCATCAGCGACGAGATCTATCACGGCATCGAGTATGACACCCGCGCGGTCACCGCGCTGGAGGTCAGCGACGAGGCCTACGTGATCAACTCGTTCTCCAAGTATTTCAGCATGACGGGCTGGCGCGTGGGCTGGATGGTGGCGCCCGAGACACATGTGCGCCGGATCGAGCGGCTGGCGCAGAACCTGTTCATCTGCCCGCCGCATGCCAGCCAGGTGGCGGCGCTGGCGGCGATGGAGTGCGGGCCGGAGTTGCAGGCCAACATGGACGTCTACCGCGCCAACCGGGCGCTGATGCTGGAGGGCCTGCCGAAGGCCGGGTTCGACCGGATCGCGCCGCCCGATGGTGCGTTCTACGTCTATGCCGATGTCAGCCAGCTGACCGATGACAGCCGGGCCTTTGCCGCCGAGATCCTGGAGCGGGCCGGGGTGGCGGTGACGCCGGGGCTGGATTTCGACCCGGTGCGCGGTGGCGGCACGCTGCGGTTTTCCTATGCGAGGTCGACGGCGGATATCGAGGATGGCCTGGGGCGGCTGGCGGCCTTCATGGCGACGCGGTGA
- a CDS encoding helix-turn-helix domain-containing protein gives MIGFRSKRYTGEPDVEPRGFDAFELRLGDLMRGERATLGKSLLDVERELRIKASYIAAIENCDPDAFDTPGFIPGYVRSYARYLNMDPDRAFAGFCAESGFSIAHGMSAEASSIRRPDAMPMRRKARSEDPIALPKTPFVPATESFLARIEPGAIGSAMVLTLLIGGLGYGAWSILNEVQRVQFAPVENTPAVLSDLDPLDGAVAPAQSDGETRENDPATTASVFDAPRDERLDRLYRPEALDVPVMVARDAPISTLNPADVGAFSGTLPEADRTSPDYATATAGAAQIADAPRTGQTGRTGEERQGPQVLAEQPAGVKMVAVRPAWVRVQAPDGSVIYETIMNAGDTWDVPVMEDAPTIRIGESGAIYFAVNGVHHGPAGQRGQVTSGLPLDSKMLADALPVANLDSDQDLSRYVAELEARAETPPTQD, from the coding sequence ATGATAGGGTTCCGATCCAAGCGATATACTGGGGAACCGGACGTCGAGCCGCGTGGTTTCGACGCGTTTGAGTTGCGCTTGGGCGACCTTATGCGCGGTGAGCGAGCGACTTTGGGCAAATCCCTTCTGGATGTTGAACGCGAGCTTCGCATCAAGGCCTCCTACATCGCCGCCATCGAGAATTGCGATCCCGATGCGTTCGACACGCCGGGCTTCATCCCCGGCTATGTGCGGTCCTACGCGCGCTATCTGAACATGGATCCCGACCGGGCCTTTGCCGGCTTCTGCGCGGAAAGCGGGTTCTCCATCGCGCATGGCATGTCGGCCGAGGCCAGCAGTATCCGCCGCCCCGACGCGATGCCGATGCGGCGCAAGGCCCGCAGCGAAGATCCCATCGCCTTGCCGAAGACACCGTTCGTGCCGGCCACTGAATCGTTTCTGGCCCGGATCGAGCCGGGCGCGATCGGGTCGGCGATGGTGCTGACATTGCTGATCGGCGGCCTGGGCTATGGCGCGTGGAGCATCCTGAACGAGGTGCAACGCGTGCAGTTCGCCCCGGTCGAGAACACACCTGCGGTCCTGAGCGACCTCGATCCGCTGGACGGCGCCGTCGCACCGGCCCAGAGCGACGGCGAGACGCGCGAGAACGATCCCGCGACGACGGCGTCGGTGTTCGACGCCCCGCGCGACGAGCGGCTGGACCGGCTGTACCGGCCCGAGGCGCTGGATGTGCCCGTAATGGTCGCGCGCGACGCGCCGATTTCCACGCTGAACCCTGCCGATGTGGGGGCGTTCAGCGGCACGCTGCCGGAGGCGGACCGGACCTCGCCCGATTACGCGACGGCCACGGCCGGTGCCGCGCAGATCGCCGATGCGCCCCGGACGGGCCAGACGGGCCGGACCGGCGAAGAGCGCCAGGGGCCACAGGTTCTGGCCGAGCAGCCCGCCGGCGTGAAGATGGTGGCCGTCCGTCCCGCGTGGGTTCGGGTGCAGGCACCCGATGGCAGTGTCATCTACGAGACGATCATGAACGCGGGCGACACCTGGGACGTGCCGGTGATGGAAGATGCGCCGACGATCCGGATCGGGGAAAGCGGCGCGATCTATTTCGCCGTGAACGGCGTGCACCATGGCCCGGCCGGGCAGCGCGGGCAGGTGACCTCTGGCCTGCCGCTGGATTCGAAGATGCTGGCCGATGCGCTGCCAGTGGCGAACCTGGACTCCGACCAGGACCTTTCGCGCTACGTGGCCGAACTCGAAGCGCGGGCCGAGACACCGCCGACACAGGACTGA
- a CDS encoding N-acetylmuramoyl-L-alanine amidase, translating to MIRVFLAMMMCLWAVAAAAQSSFGGLARVDMDGSRLSDTRQGLVLELALSQGVPWRVFTLDAPERLVVDFREVDWRGVDAALLDMAERAREVRMGSFRPGWSRMVITLAGPYAVRAADMALEQETGAALLSIELTEVTEAAFAAASGAPKVPGWDRQDPSPGKAARAADPGLFTVVIDPGHGGIDPGAEKDGLSEKDLMLAFARELKDVLLRQADVKVVLTREDDSFVSLERRVAIAHQVGAGLFISLHADALIEGRAHGATVYTLSDSASDRASAALAERHDRADLLAGIDLTGSDDVVADVLMDLARMETQPRAEQLAKAIQMSIRENGLPLNSRPMRMAGFSVLKSPDIPSVLLEVGFLSSDRDRANIADAEWRARMAQAVSDAVRAWRQADAANAELVRQ from the coding sequence ATGATCCGGGTGTTTCTGGCAATGATGATGTGCCTTTGGGCCGTGGCGGCGGCGGCGCAGTCCTCTTTCGGCGGGCTGGCGCGGGTCGACATGGACGGCTCGCGGCTGTCGGATACGCGGCAGGGCCTGGTGCTGGAACTGGCGCTGAGCCAGGGCGTGCCGTGGCGGGTGTTCACGCTGGACGCGCCGGAGCGCCTGGTGGTGGATTTCCGCGAGGTGGACTGGCGCGGTGTGGACGCGGCCCTGCTGGACATGGCCGAACGGGCGCGGGAGGTGCGCATGGGCAGTTTCCGGCCCGGCTGGTCGCGCATGGTGATCACGCTGGCCGGGCCGTACGCGGTGCGGGCCGCGGACATGGCGCTTGAGCAGGAGACGGGCGCGGCGCTCTTGTCGATCGAATTGACGGAAGTGACCGAAGCCGCCTTCGCCGCGGCCTCGGGGGCGCCGAAGGTGCCGGGCTGGGACAGGCAGGATCCGTCGCCCGGCAAAGCCGCGCGCGCGGCGGATCCGGGCCTGTTCACGGTGGTGATCGACCCCGGGCATGGCGGCATCGATCCGGGCGCGGAGAAGGACGGCCTGTCGGAAAAGGACCTGATGCTGGCCTTCGCGCGCGAGTTGAAGGACGTGCTGTTGCGGCAGGCGGATGTCAAGGTGGTGCTGACCCGCGAGGATGACAGTTTCGTCTCGCTGGAGCGGAGGGTGGCGATTGCCCACCAGGTCGGGGCGGGGCTGTTCATTTCGCTGCACGCGGATGCGCTGATCGAGGGGCGGGCGCATGGCGCGACGGTCTATACGCTGTCGGACAGCGCGTCGGACCGCGCCTCGGCGGCGCTGGCCGAGCGGCATGACCGCGCCGACCTGTTGGCCGGGATCGACCTGACGGGATCGGATGACGTGGTGGCCGACGTTCTGATGGACCTGGCGCGGATGGAGACGCAGCCCCGGGCCGAACAGCTGGCAAAGGCGATCCAGATGAGCATAAGGGAGAACGGGTTGCCGCTCAATTCGCGCCCCATGCGGATGGCAGGGTTCTCGGTGCTGAAATCGCCCGATATTCCGTCGGTCCTGCTGGAAGTGGGGTTTCTGAGTTCGGACCGGGACCGTGCCAACATCGCAGACGCGGAATGGCGCGCCCGGATGGCGCAGGCGGTCAGCGACGCCGTCCGGGCCTGGCGCCAGGCCGATGCGGCCAACGCGGAACTGGTGCGGCAATGA
- the ispG gene encoding flavodoxin-dependent (E)-4-hydroxy-3-methylbut-2-enyl-diphosphate synthase: MSLNHIRPWRNIYRRESRQIMVGNVPVGGGAPISVQTMTNTATTDVKGTVAQVQAAADAGADIVRVSVPDEDSARALKEIVRESPVPIVADIHFHYKRGIEAAEAGAACLRINPGNIGSQDRVREVIRAARDHGCSMRIGVNAGSLEKHLLDKYGEPTPEAMVESGLDHIKVLEDNDFHEFKISCKASDVFMAAAAYQALAEATDAPIHLGITEAGGLTSGTIKSAIGLGNLLWMGIGDTIRVSLSADPVEEIKVGYEILKSLGLRHRGVNIISCPSCARQGFDVIKTVEALEERLEHIKTPMSLSIIGCVVNGPGEALMTDVGFTGGGAGSGMVYLAGKASHKMSNDQMIEHIVEEVEKKAAEIEAAGEGAQAAE; the protein is encoded by the coding sequence ATGTCGCTGAACCACATCCGCCCGTGGCGTAATATCTATCGCCGGGAAAGCCGCCAGATCATGGTGGGCAACGTGCCGGTGGGCGGCGGCGCCCCGATCAGCGTGCAGACCATGACCAACACGGCGACGACCGACGTCAAGGGCACGGTCGCGCAGGTGCAGGCCGCCGCCGATGCGGGGGCGGATATCGTGCGGGTCTCGGTGCCGGACGAGGACAGCGCCCGCGCCCTGAAGGAGATCGTGCGCGAAAGCCCGGTGCCGATCGTGGCGGATATCCATTTCCACTACAAGCGCGGGATCGAGGCCGCCGAGGCGGGCGCGGCCTGCCTGCGGATCAACCCGGGCAATATCGGCAGCCAGGACCGGGTGCGCGAAGTGATCAGGGCCGCGCGCGACCACGGCTGTTCCATGCGGATCGGCGTGAATGCCGGGAGCCTGGAAAAGCACCTGCTGGACAAGTACGGCGAGCCCACGCCCGAGGCCATGGTGGAATCCGGGCTCGATCATATCAAGGTGCTGGAAGACAACGACTTTCACGAGTTCAAGATCAGCTGCAAGGCGTCCGACGTGTTCATGGCCGCCGCAGCCTACCAGGCCCTGGCCGAAGCAACGGACGCACCCATACACCTTGGCATCACCGAGGCGGGCGGGCTGACCTCGGGCACGATCAAGAGCGCCATCGGGTTGGGCAACCTGCTGTGGATGGGGATCGGCGACACGATCCGCGTCAGCCTGTCCGCCGACCCGGTCGAAGAGATCAAGGTCGGCTACGAGATCCTGAAATCGCTGGGCCTGCGCCACCGGGGCGTGAACATCATTTCCTGCCCCAGCTGCGCGCGGCAGGGATTCGACGTGATCAAGACGGTCGAGGCGCTGGAGGAACGGCTGGAGCATATCAAGACGCCGATGAGCCTGAGCATCATCGGATGCGTGGTCAACGGGCCGGGCGAGGCACTGATGACCGACGTGGGCTTTACCGGCGGCGGCGCGGGCAGCGGCATGGTCTATCTTGCCGGCAAGGCCAGCCACAAGATGTCGAACGATCAGATGATCGAGCACATCGTCGAGGAGGTCGAGAAAAAGGCCGCCGAGATCGAGGCGGCCGGGGAGGGAGCGCAAGCCGCGGAATGA
- a CDS encoding DsbA family protein produces MTRPLVTATALALGLALPAQALDLDAMTDAERAAFRDEVRAYLMENPEVIMEAVAVLEQREADAQAQSDKDLVAANADALFDDGHSWVGGNPDGDITLVEFLDYRCGYCKRAHPEVTNLLKEDGNIRFIVKEFPILGEQSVTASRFAIATQQVAGDDAYHAVSEALMAYSGDITEPALRRMAEPLDLPVDDIIAAMGSEEVTTVIEENHALGRALQISGTPSFVMENQMLRGYVPQEEMEMIADEIRNEG; encoded by the coding sequence ATGACCCGTCCCCTCGTTACCGCGACCGCCCTCGCCCTGGGCCTTGCCCTGCCCGCACAGGCGCTCGACCTCGATGCCATGACCGATGCCGAACGCGCCGCCTTCCGTGACGAGGTCCGCGCCTACCTGATGGAGAACCCGGAGGTCATCATGGAAGCCGTCGCCGTGCTGGAACAGCGCGAGGCCGACGCCCAGGCGCAGAGCGACAAGGATCTCGTGGCCGCCAATGCAGACGCGCTCTTCGATGACGGCCATTCCTGGGTCGGCGGCAATCCCGACGGCGACATCACCCTGGTCGAATTCCTCGATTATCGCTGCGGCTACTGCAAACGCGCCCATCCCGAGGTGACGAACCTGCTGAAGGAAGACGGCAACATCCGCTTCATCGTCAAGGAATTCCCGATCCTGGGCGAGCAATCGGTCACCGCGTCGCGCTTTGCCATCGCCACGCAGCAAGTCGCCGGCGACGACGCCTACCATGCCGTCAGCGAGGCTCTCATGGCCTATTCCGGCGACATCACCGAACCGGCGCTGCGCCGGATGGCCGAACCGCTGGACCTGCCCGTGGACGACATCATCGCCGCGATGGGCAGCGAAGAGGTCACCACCGTGATCGAGGAAAACCACGCGCTCGGCCGCGCCCTTCAGATCTCGGGCACGCCCTCCTTCGTGATGGAAAATCAGATGCTGCGCGGCTACGTCCCGCAGGAAGAAATGGAAATGATCGCCGACGAGATCCGCAACGAAGGTTGA